A genome region from Nicotiana tabacum cultivar K326 chromosome 13, ASM71507v2, whole genome shotgun sequence includes the following:
- the LOC142168223 gene encoding uncharacterized protein LOC142168223 translates to MAELISLKQTGNVQEFLDSFDGLLNQVELSEEYSISCFLKGLKPKIKVQVKMLSPRTLTEAYNLAKLAEHSLNLQNNQRNFRLLLPTPTASGYSNSRGNLQFQGAWSRRSGEGNNFLGSNGKGRKQIYLLEVGEEEEEWDVTENFSKDENKEESTLSPQMSIHALDGTVDYRTMRVQYSDELQRLLSKHTALFEAPSGLPPQRSRDHRIILKEGTLPVNVKPYKYVAKQKDEIERMIKKMLDSGVIMPSDKFPIHVIEELLDELGGAKFFSKLNLRSSYHQIKMADQDIEKTVFRSHNGHYEFVVMPFGLTNAPSTFQSLMNHIFQLSKCTFGQTEVEYLGHIITQQGVAANPGKVKVMVEWHVPKTMKELRRFLGLTGYYRRFVKGYGVIARPLTDILKKDRFEWSEAATKAFEALKVAMSTTLVLALPDFSQEFIIETDACGYGIEVVLIQGDHPLASLRKALHDKHQHLSVYEKKMMAIVTAVDKWRPYLIGRHFLIITDHQSLKYLLEQRVSTPSQQKWVAKLMGYDYSIMYKKGKENVAADALSRFPMNNIQLLTISTVSSNFLARVMSSYEGDQHLQQLATQLSQNESYNPIYWLKEGIIYRKGKIVALFEAQGVHLHHSTAYHPQSDGQTRVVNNCLESYLRCMCNDRPKDWEFAGQRNHIRLLKHHLLLAQSRMKAQADKHRTPMSFNEYDMTFVKLQPYRQVSLKNHSYHKLSPKYFGPFKIIKRVDIVAYQLDLPPHAKIHHTFHVSQLKLQIGNAPVMPNLPITLSPHGYIILELEIVLDKILLSKNNRQVTQLLVK, encoded by the exons ATGGCAGAGCTAATTAGCTTGAAACAAACAGGGAATGTGCAGGAGTTCTTGGATTCTTTTGATGGATTGCTAAACCAGGTCGAGCTATCTGAAGAGTACTCCATCAGTTGTTTCCTAAAGGGGTTAAAACCAAAGATAAAGGTGCAAGTGAAGATGTTGTCTCCACGAACTTTAACAGAGGCCTACAACTTAGCCAAGTTAGCTGAACACTCATTGAATTTACAAAATAATCAGAGGAACTTCAGACTCTTATTGCCAACTCCAACCGCTTCTGGGTATTCAAACTCAAGAGGGAACTTGCAGTTTCAAGGCGCTTGGAGTAGAAGAAGTGGAGAAGGGAATAATTTCCTTGGTTCCAATGGGAA GGGAAGGAAGCAAATATACCTTCTCGAAGTaggagaagaggaggaagaaTGGGATGTTACTGAAAATTTTAGTAAGGATGAAAATAAGGAGGAATCAACTCTAAGCCCTCAGATGTCTATTCATGCACTTGATGGAACAGTAGATTATAGGACAATGAGG GTGCAATATTCTGATGAATTGCAAAGGTTATTGAGCAAACACACTGCTCTCTTTGAAGCACCTAGTGGCTTACCTCCTCAAAGAAGCCGTGATCACAGGATTATACTCAAAGAGGGAACCTTACCTGTCAATGTTAAACCTTACAAGTATGTTGCTAAACAGAAGGATGAGATAGAAAGAATGATCAAGAAAATGCTGGATTCTGGTGTTATCATGCCTAGC GACAAATTTCCCATTCATGTGATAGAGGAACTGTTAGATGAATTGGGAGGGGcaaaattcttttcaaaactAAACTTAAGGTCTAGTTATCACCAGATTAAGATGGCTGACCAAGATATTGAGAAGACAGTTTTTAGATCTCAtaatgggcattatgaatttgtAGTTATGCCTTTTGGATTGACCAATGCACCATCTACTTTTCAAAGTTTGATGAACCACATATTTCAG CTTAGCAAGTGTACTTTTGGTCAAACAGAGGTTGAGTACTTGGGCCATATTATCACTCAACAGGGGGTGGCAGCTAATCCAGGGAAGGTGAAGGTGATGGTTGAGTGGCATGTTCCCAAGACTATGAAAGAACTTAGGAGATTCCTGGGCTTAACGGGGTACTATAGAAGGTTTGTGAAGGGGTATGGTGTGATAGCTAGACCTCTGACTGATATTTTAAAGAAAGACAGGTTTGAATGGTCTGAGGCAGCAACTAAAGCATTTGAGGCTCTGAAGGTGGCTATGAGTACAACACTGGTACTAGCACTCCCAGATTTCTCCCAAGAATTCATTATTGAAACTGATGCATGTGGATATGGAATAGAAGTTGTATTGATTCAAGGAGATCATCCTCTAGCTTCTTTGAGGAAGGCATTGCATGATAAGCACCAACACCTCTCAGTATATGAAAAGAAAATGATGGCTATTGTAACTGCAGTAGACAAATGGAGACCATACCTCATTGGTAGGCACTTCCTTATCATAACAGACCACCAGAGCCTCAAGTACCTCTTAGAGCAGAGGGTATCTACTCCCAGTCAGCAGAAATGGGTTGCTAAGCTCATGGGATATGACTATAGCATCATGtacaagaaaggaaaagagaatgtGGCAGCAGATGCTCTATCAAGATTCCCCATGAATAACATTCAATTATTAACAATCTCTACTGTATCTTCAAACTTCCTTGCAAGGGTGATGTCATCTTATGAAGGAGATCAACACTTACAACAGCTGGCAACACAACTCAGTCAGAATGAATCATATAATCCTATCTATTGGCTAAAGGAGGGCATCATATACAGGAAAGGAAAGATAGTG GCCCTTTTTGAGGCTCAGGGGGTTCACTTGCACCACTCAACAGCCTACCACCCCCAATCAGATGGGCAAACAAGAGTGGTCAACAACTGTTTGGAGAGTTATTTGAGGTGCATGTGCAATGATAGGCCCAAGGATTGG GAGTTTGCAGGCCAGAGAAACCACATCAGATTGCTCAAGCATCACCTCCTGTTAGCTCAATCTAGGATGAAGGCTCAAGCTGACAAACATAGAACTCCTATGAGCTTTAACGAATATGACATGACCTTTGTAAAGCTGCAACCTTACAGGCAAGTGTCGTTGAAGAATCACTCTTACCACAAGCTGAGTCCAAAATACTTTGGCCCCTTTAAGATCATCAAACGAGTAGACATTGTGGCCTATCAGTTAGACCTTCCTCCTCATGCAAAGATTCACCATACATTCCATGTCTCTCAGTTGAAATTACAGATTGGCAATGCCCCAGTTATGCCCAACCTGCCTATCACCCTCTCTCCCCACGGGTACATCATATTAGAGCTTGAAATAGTTTTGGATAAAATACTACTCTCCAAGAATAACAGACAGGTTACACAGCTTTTGGTGAAATAG